The Bacteroidota bacterium sequence TAAAATACTTTTCAAAAATTTCATTTTCAAACACAACTGTATTTTACACATTATCAGAATATTACAACAAAATAAAATTTCAAAAAATATTTGGAAGAAATATTCATAAACAAATTAAAGAATTTGGTTGTTAGTAATAAATGTAGTTAATTCGCAGTCTATTTTTTTAATTAATATCTATTTTTATGAACATTTTTGTTGCAAAGTTAAATTACGATACTGAAGAGACCAAACTCAGAGAGGCTTTTGAGGTATATGGGGAAGTTGATTCCGCTAAAATTATTTCTGATAAATTTTCTGGGCGCTCTAAAGGTTTTGGTTTCGTTGAAATGCTAAACGATGAGGAAGCTATGACAGCCATAGCAGAATTGAACGATAGTGAACTCGATGGAAGAACTGTTGTGGTTAAGAAAGCCAAACCAAGAGAAGACAATAGAAGATAATTGAAGCAATAATGGCAAACAATTAATCTGTCAAGATAAAAAATTGTAATTTGTACTAAATGAGCGGTTTCTGAAAGAATATTTTCAGAAACCGTTTTTTTTTGTCTCTTTTTCTGATTTACAAATAAATCTCAAGTAAGCGAACTTCAGTTTTTGTAGAAATAGAATAATTCTTCAACGAAGCCGGCAAAAGAACAGTCTCCCCCATCGAAATATTTACCTCTTGAT is a genomic window containing:
- a CDS encoding RNA-binding protein, with product MNIFVAKLNYDTEETKLREAFEVYGEVDSAKIISDKFSGRSKGFGFVEMLNDEEAMTAIAELNDSELDGRTVVVKKAKPREDNRR